The following are from one region of the Ruficoccus sp. ZRK36 genome:
- the ugpC gene encoding sn-glycerol-3-phosphate ABC transporter ATP-binding protein UgpC codes for MATVSICNLVKEYREARKPAFAAVKGIDLEIRDREFMVLVGPSGCGKSTTLRMVAGLEEITSGTIAIDGRIVNDVAPKDRDIAMVFQNYALYPHMSVYDNMAFGLKLRKLPTREIRQRVEEAADILGLGELLDRRPKALSGGQRQRVAVGRALVRKPKVFLFDEPLSNLDAKMRVQMRTEISRLHKRLEATMIYVTHDQTEAMTMGERICVMKDGNLMQVDTPLTLYKQPANTFVGGFIGSPPMNFFHGKVERQSDEISFIEDSPSASALKVKLPPRDSVEPSLHARSVVLGIRPEDIHVDTTGTSPIMMRIDVAEPMGAETYLYFNTGAAPFIARVHADHSFRAGEEIRLRFDTAKALLFDPASGDRLDEI; via the coding sequence GTGGCCACCGTCAGCATCTGCAATCTCGTCAAAGAATACCGGGAAGCCCGTAAGCCGGCCTTTGCCGCGGTCAAAGGGATCGACCTGGAGATCCGCGACCGCGAGTTTATGGTTCTGGTCGGCCCCTCCGGCTGCGGGAAGTCCACCACCCTGCGCATGGTTGCCGGGCTAGAGGAGATCACCAGCGGAACGATCGCCATCGACGGACGCATCGTCAATGACGTGGCCCCCAAGGACCGGGACATCGCCATGGTTTTCCAGAACTACGCGCTGTACCCGCACATGAGCGTCTACGACAACATGGCATTCGGGCTGAAGCTGCGCAAACTCCCGACCAGGGAGATCCGTCAGCGGGTCGAGGAGGCCGCCGACATCCTCGGGCTCGGCGAGCTGCTCGACCGCCGCCCCAAGGCGCTCTCTGGCGGGCAACGTCAGCGCGTGGCCGTGGGCCGCGCCCTCGTCCGCAAGCCCAAGGTCTTTCTGTTCGACGAGCCCCTCTCCAACCTCGATGCCAAGATGCGCGTGCAGATGCGCACCGAGATTTCCCGTCTGCACAAGCGGCTCGAAGCGACCATGATCTACGTCACCCATGACCAGACGGAGGCCATGACCATGGGTGAGCGCATCTGCGTGATGAAAGACGGAAACCTCATGCAGGTTGACACGCCGCTGACCCTCTACAAACAACCGGCGAATACTTTTGTCGGGGGCTTCATCGGCAGCCCGCCGATGAACTTTTTCCACGGGAAGGTCGAGCGTCAGAGCGATGAAATCAGCTTCATTGAAGACAGTCCCTCCGCTTCCGCACTCAAGGTAAAGCTTCCTCCACGCGACAGTGTTGAACCATCCCTTCATGCTCGGTCCGTTGTCCTCGGCATCCGCCCCGAGGATATCCACGTGGACACGACAGGGACCTCCCCGATCATGATGCGAATCGACGTCGCCGAGCCGATGGGTGCGGAGACGTATCTATATTTCAATACAGGAGCGGCACCCTTTATCGCGCGCGTCCACGCCGACCACTCCTTCCGCGCCGGAGAGGAAATCCGCCTGCGCTTCGACACGGCCAAGGCCCTGCTCTTTGACCCGGCAAGCGGGGATCGCCTCGACGAAATATAA